The Xyrauchen texanus isolate HMW12.3.18 chromosome 25, RBS_HiC_50CHRs, whole genome shotgun sequence genome includes the window ataaatactgaaatggttcatgtttatttcacttCTGTTTGAAAAGTGTCTAACccaccctaacctaacctaagtCCCAAATATGAATTTATCCCCTAATCAATTTTCAAAAGTGATGTCATTTTTTTCAATCTTAACATTTTTCTTCTATCCCAACCTAATAACCAGAGATGACAATAATAAGCTATAAAGATTGATTTCCCTCTcctcaacaaaccacatgattTCTTTATGTCTGTACTGACAATGCTCTTGATGACAGAGGGATCTCAGAGAAAGCATGGGACACGTTAGCAAGAAGACTAAGAGAGAGATTACTCAACTTTTttcaactgtttttattttcattcactgcCTCTCTCATTACTCCTTTCCTTTCTATTTCTTTCAGTGTAAATCTCTTCTTTTATAGCAGCTGTTGGGGAAGAAAGACACATACATAAATCAATGTATTCTTTTCCAGAAGAAGATGCAGTAAATTGAGTCTCTCACACTGTCATACAGACAGCAGAGATATTAAATTCCAATAAATCAAACAGGTCGGACTCTTATAACTGCTCAGATTTCTCACATAATtgtgcctcaaggttcgacgtgttctgagatgctattctgctcactataattgtacagagcggtcatctgagttactgtagcctttctgttagcttgaaccagtctggccattctctgttgacctctctcatcaacaaggcccttctgtccacagaactgccgctcactggatgtttttggtttttggctccattatgagtaaattctagagactgttgtgtgtgaaaatcccaggagatcagcagctacagaaatactcaaaccagcccatctggcaccaacaatcatgccacggtccaaatcactgagatcacattttctcccatttttttggttgatgtgaacattaactgaagctcctgacacaaatgtgaatgattttatgcaatgcactgctgccacacgactggatgattagataataacATGAATACgttggtgtacaggtgttcctaataaagtggtcaattATATGTTCAATGTCTTTCTGTTTCTAATGTGTCTGTTGAGTCTGTATTTCATCAAGGTAGTTCACAGTTTCTTGTCTGTCATCGTGCACCAATGGTCTGCCAGATGTCATTGCATTTCACTTtgtttttatgattttgtttCCCAATAGGTTACATAATTATGATTCATTAGGGTTCAATCTGGTTTAATCTAATTACTGTAGCCTCAGAGTAGTATTCCAATCCAGACCATTGGTCTGAAGGGTATTAATGGATGTCAAAGGAACAGCAATTTgcgttcaccccaaaaaatgaaaattattttacagatcctcatgtcattccaaacctgaccAAGTTTCTTCTCTGGAACATCAAGGGAGATGTTAAACTCaatttccgagctgctctcttctgCACAGTGAAAGTGGATGggaaccaggggctgtcaagctcctatAAGGagtaaaaaagcacaataaatgtatcattaaagtagtccatatgacttataACTACAGAAGTCTTCTTAAgttatacaatagctttgtgtgaggaaaagacccAATTATTTTTggcatttactgaaaatcttgttTGGcagctctggtcaccattcactttcattgtatgaaaatgaGCAGCTTGGATATCTGTTATAAATAAGTAATGGAGGTTTCAGaaagcataagggtgagtacttatttatttttaactaacTCTTATTGGAAGGCATTACTTTGAATATCCATAAGCTTAACAACACCCAAAGCCTAAAATCTGTAGTTTATATGAAGAAAACCTGTTCAATTTTGACTTCAACCACAGGTTACTCCAGAAAGATTGAACCTGTaataaatgtacacttaaaatgaTGCACTTTGCaagcacttttatccaaagggactaaCAGTGCAGTCATgcatttaagattaagattcaactttattgtcattgtgcagtgtacaggtacagagccaatgaaatgcagttgttttcacatatcccaactaagctgaggtcagagcgcagggtcagccatgaaacagcccccctggagcagatagggtcaagggccttgctcaagggcccaacagtggtatcttggcagtgctggggcttgaacccccaacattTCGGTCAgcaacccagagccttaaccgctgagccaccactctGGAGAAAGTGGAATTGACAGTaaagagaaggaaaaaagaaaaatgaacaaaagattATGCAATAGAGGTGTGAAAAAGAGAAACTAAGATTGAAAATCAGCTAATTATGAAGCATTGGACCAAGTTCAATCCGATCcaactctccaccctctctactcagggcatcacaggaactgtgcttgactggtttaattgttatctctcaggtaggtccttcaaggtagccggGGGAGGTGTGGTGTctaagtcacatcagctacttactggggtacatCAGGGCTCAGTgtttgggccacttctcttctctatatacacaacatcactgacACCCATCATtaagtcacatggtttctcttaccactttTTGCCGATGACACAtcgctctacttgtctttccagcccaacaacaccacGGTGACTGCTTGAATCactgcctgtttggcagacatctcggcctggatgaaggaacaccacctgcaaatTAACTGAACTCCTTCCCTTTCCATCCAACCCTGCTCttgaaaaaaacaacaccatgCAGCTTGGTTCAATTACAGTaatgccttccaaaacggtcagaaatctaggggtaaccattgataagcaactcaatttcacagaccacatcacaaaggcagcacaatcatgtagatttacactctacaatatcaagGAGaaaagacccttcctctctgaacatgccacacaactgcttgttcattcacttgtcataactagactggactactgtaatgctctcattgcaggcctccatGAGGCAAAtgagaatgcagcagcacgtctggtctttaatgaaccaaagagcacgcatgttacaccactccttgtccctcttcactggctgcctgttgataaatgtatcaaattcaaggctctgatgctggcatacagaacagtcagtGGGTCAGTTCCAGTGTACCTAAAATTATTTCTGCAGATCTtggttcccaccagaagcctgtggtcagctaaggcaaggcaaggcaagtttatttatatagcacatttcatacacaatggtaattcaaagtgctttacatagaagagattaaaataagaataaaaaaataaggatAATTGAAAcaggtttagaataaaataaaatacagtgcaaacagtcggacacacagtggcacagtgctcattcagtaaatgcacagcaatatttttcagatgatagtatgctgatttagttattgctttgacatgactactgaaaataaggtctgactgtagagacacaccaagattcctgacttgatttttagttgtttgacccctagcgtcaaggtatgcattcaccttgagaatgtcatctttgtttccaaacacaatgacttcagttttgtctttgtttaactgaagaaagttttggcacatccaactgttaacttcatcaatgcattggcacagggagtcagtggggctgtaatcgttaggtgatagggctaagtagatctgtgtgtcgtctgcatagctgtggtaagcaatttggttctttctcattatttggctcattgggagcatatacaggttgaacaggagtggcgcaagaattgagccttgagggactccgcatgtcatggacgtccactcagacttatggtctcctatactcacataataacctctcccttctaagtatgacctgaaccattttaggaccatcccagaaagccccacccagttttccagcctgtcaagaagtatgttgtgatcaacagtgtcaaatgcagcactgaggtcgagtagtaccagtactgataatttgcctgtatcagtatttaagcgaatatcgtttattatctttatgagctgtctctgtgctgtgatgcgatcggaaaccagattgaaaattgtcaaagtatccatttgagttcaagaatttgttcagctgattgaagacaactttttcaatgatcttgcctatgaaaggaagatttgagatcggtctatagttgcttaatatggtcttatccagattgctctttttcaagaggggcttgacaactgcagttttcagggagtttggaaaactcccagagagaagtgaagagtttatcacttctaggagatctgcttctaaacagttgaacacacttttgaaaaaagatgtgggaagtgcatcaagggcgcaggttgatattttaaggtgctgtacggtttcttccaaaattttgccataaatttttttgaaatcagacatagtaactactttctcaggttgtggtttgatttgtctgaccccagcacaactcaaggatgtgctgatcacctttctgatattattgattttttcagagaagaaagaagcaaactcattgcacttgctgtctgagagcatttcactgggaatctggcttggggggtttgtcagtctctctacagtcgcaaaaagagtgcgtgtgttgtttaagttgctgtttataatattcgagaagaaagtctgtctagctttgcctagttccatattaaaagcatggatgctgtctttgtaatgttataatggactacaagttttgtcttccgccacatgcgctctgcttttctgcattgtcttttcatattttgcactgctgttgagtttctccaaggcgctttttgtctgccactcttcttcctgacgttcacaggagcaatatcatcaattacacttttaacttttgagttaaaagaatcaaggagaaaatcaacagagtcagcagatatacttggtgttaaagatatagccttcataaatagtacactagtgttctcatttaagcatctcttcttgacagacacagatctagcttcaatggcaggagtgatcaatatatcaaagaaaacacagaaatgatcagacagtgctacatccttaataacaatcgatgaaatgtttagacccttactgataagtaaatctagagtgtgtccatgattgtgtgtgggtccatgtacatgctgagtcagatcaaaagtttttaaaacagttatgatttcttttgtcatattgttttctgcattatctatgtgaatgttaaagtctccagcaatggcaaaacagtcaaactctgaggtaattgttgataacagttctgtaaagtcctcagcgaaggctggagagtattttggaggcctgtaaataatgataagtaaaatgcatggagcaccttttaacacactacccagatattcgaaagacgggtaattcccaaatgatatttgcttacattgatagacatctttaaaaagagcagctaaacccccacctcgtctaccttctctgcagacactcaaataagtaaagttaggagggatgtttcattaaggactgttgcactacagctgtcttctagccaagtttcatttagaaacataaaatccaggttgtatgtgataattaagtcattgactagaagtgatttatttttaagtgagcggatgtttaaaagtgctaacttaacagtttttgtccccacagcaatcttagtttggcgtgtaataggcaccagattagatgggtttgctgtacggcttttgaaggccttagactttctatgatgtaatcgaacagcaatagagattgatacaggcacactgggttcccgcttgttttgtaaacatttgagaaagttactgttatcatagcagggacccaacacatatcactgagagctaaGGAACGGCGCCttattgtaccaacacaaagaggtactaaaacactttcccggactttcggcttcatcataccacgttggtggaatgagcttcccaactccatctgtgaagctgactcactcgctgtcttcaaaaaactatttaaaacacatcttttccatgagcacttaaccagttactactgaaaaaaaaaaactattcttgttgcactttaatctgttttgaatactattctgatgctagtgaaacttggTAAtacggcacttttcgtaccactttctccttaagatgattcgcttataatATATTCCTTTTCTGTAAGTCTCTTTTctgacaaatgaataaatgtaaacgttTTGGGCCGACTTTCCAAACACTGGAGGTGAGGACTGGAGCATGTTTGCTGTGTAACAGGTTCCTCTATCGTGTGACCCTGAAACCGCTTGATGATGAAAAGATGATGGTGTGGGAAAGAGAAAAAGCAAAGGCTGCTGTTTTGAAGTCTAAAACAAGTCAGACATTCTGCAAGGATCTTAACAAGCTCTTTTGGCCATTCCTGGTCCCCTGAGCCAGATTGGGTTCTGTCTGCAGGGGGAAGGTAGACAGGAACATCAGAACCAGATGTGAGACCCCACTCGCTCTGGCTTAGACAGCATCGGGAACCACATTCTGCTCTTAACTGATGATGACTCACTAGCTGCTATTGGCTATTGGCCACCACCATAAACCAGCCAGGAACCAAGGAACCGAACCATCGAATTGCTGAGTTATAATTGTACTACTTAAGGAAAGAGGCCATTATCAATAAGTGCCTGCAGCTTGTGAAAACATGCTCATGTTGTTTGAGCTTTAAGGACATCGGGGAGATTCCAGATTCGTTTTTTCCCTTTGTTTCCAAACAACAAACTTTTTAAGGAAAAGAAACATTGTTCAGTTAATATTAGAAAAACAAAGCTTTTACTTGGAGTTTGTCATTTTAGAAATTCTGATACGAGTAActgtatatttgaaataaattacgctttctgtctgtctacagtatctatctatctatctatctatctatctatctatctatctatctatctatctatctatctatctatctatctatctatctatctatctatctatctatctatctatctatctatctatctatctattatcagtctttcttttctatctatctgtctgtctgtctttctatctgtctaacagtctgtctgtctatctgtctgtctgtctgtctgtctaacagtctgtctaactctctctctctatctatctatctatctatctctctatctattgTAGGGTAtctaggtcaggtttggggaatgtacgactaatattaatgatcgtaatcaatgattaatcatacggttttgactagataacaatacatacaaaaacgccccaaaaagggcttatatagtccaagagtctgcttccaatatatatagataattaaacacaacaaattataattaattaggaatatacatcgtatgcagacaggctgtattaattttcagaacaccttaatggaattgacccgtaggctatcgcaaccaaccagttcgtccagagaaccgctttgctaaatactcttgaTCAGTTCTcaagaaggtttattcttagttataagcctactcatcaaagcacgttaacttactttgataatatcagctcgtagctttagatcgcacattaaagaggctttgttttatgaccaacaaacacagacaatcaagcgtataattgggtttaatacaaggaactaggatatatcactacacttaacaaacacacatttagaataaacataaaataaacaaagtacacacagtaagggaaaataaagaattagaggtatagcaaacttatttcaacagttaaccctttagagccagcacggaagttacacactgtaacgcatttgaatttcaatgatatgatacttgcacaatggacctttgtgtagcTGAGCAAGACTGAGTatatgtcgtgtcctcgtggcgtccaTGAGTTGGGCTTTCTGTCGGTGCTACCAGAGCGTGGGTTGCTCGCGGGGAGTTCAAAGCGTCTTAGAGGGTAACTGTTGAAGAGTCGACgggtgttccggagggttgcagagtGTTCAGGGGAGTCCGAGGGAGGGGAAGAGacagagttgaagggttgttccgaagGGGGTCCAGAAGAACGGGGGAAGAGTGCAGAAGAGGACAGATGTAAGAGAATGCAAGAGGCTGATTCAATGCTGGGGCCGGACTTTTATGGTAGGGAGGTCACCcctcctttgggagaagtgacccaatgagacgCCTCCGTTTTGGGTGCGAGTTTGCTCcctttgtcctgtcaaggctcatttgcatatcatttgcataatttatgactCGGTCAGGACTTTGGGTTGACTCACTCAAAAGGcagtaaaaacatagcagaaaacaattttaaagtaaccttatatttatattcagctaggacaagccgtaaggtttaatttgataccaagaaacgtgtatttggtacacttaaaagtggatatacatacTCAGGCTTTTATTTAAAGCTTcagagtttaactaacacaactaaacaaattttaaCTAGTTTGAAGTCAATCAGAAATAGACAAACATACGGGGATTAAACatgtttccttaaaaataagcccttctaggttttaaatgaaagacacacacttttttccaacttttcacgtgcctttctcacatggtaaagcacgagGATTTGGAGTGTCcctctgtcaatagcgcattgtactTCACAGACTAGCTggcgccatttcagtgatcttacaggggTTCTTTGTATTCAGAATCGATGAGTCCACTGATTCTCCGCCATACTttacactatctatctatctatctatctatctatctatctatctatctatctgtctgtctgtctgtctgtctgtctgtctgtctgactgtctgtctatctgtctaacagtctgtctaactctctctctctatctatctatctatctatctgtctgtctgtctgtctgtctgtctacagtatctatctatctatctatctatctatctatctgtctgtctgtctgtctatctgtctaacaGTCTGTCTAActctctgtatctatctatctacctatctatctatctatctatctatctatctatctatctatctatctatatatatctgtctgtctgtctgtctacagtatctatctatctatctatctatctatctatctgtctgtctgtttatctatctatctatctatctatctgtctgtctgtttgtctgtctatctatctatctgtctgcctgtttatctatccatctgtctgcctgtttatctatctatctatctatctatctatctatctatctatctatctatctatctgtctgtctgtctgtctgtctgtctgtctctcttcttTAATTTTACAGCTCTACACTCCTACTGCATATAAAAAAAGTCTCCTTTGTGTCCACTTTTATTCTTTTTACAAAATTTATAAGAAACAAACTGCCCCCCaaaaaaggcaaaacacagtaactatccaacactgaaactgagaaacaTGGCCAGCCAGATGTGTCTTATCTAATTTTCACAATTTTCACATTATCTCTGAACCTGAGAATAGTTGAGCCAAACTTCAGCAAAAAATGTTCTTCTTTAATGTGACCCAGCTAGACACAGATCATATCTCTCAGATAAGACATATGGTCTTGATTGACTGACAGCTCTAATGCTCTTGTTCCAGGTTGTTATTAGCTCTATTACACAACACTCCTATAAAActacaaataaaacctttttaacACCTTcagaaaatcagttatttcacaACTAACCTGTGGATTGGTCCACACAAGTCACATGCTTTCCATTTtagttttaaagggacagttcacccaactATAGGATcagacatcatttactcaccctcatattgttccaaacctgtatgaattccTTTCTTCTGGGTTACACAAAAAGGAGACTTTAGGTAGAATgctaatctcagtcaccattcactttcattgcatcttttttccatacaatgcaagtgaatgttgactgaggctaacattctgccttatgtCTCCTTTTATGTTCAGTGTGGAcgatgatggtgagtaaatgatgacattaggtaaactatccctgtaagaaaattaatttattgaagtgCCATTCACAGCTGTGCCTTATTTGGTGATGGAAACATAGAGCATACCATGCATTCTCTGCGCTAACCGCAACCTTGGCCTTTTAAATGGCTTCTTAGACACACAAGAAACGTAAGGCCAAAAGCATCCTGTATTGAAACACTCAACAAGggtattttaaccctttaaacactTTGCATTCATATGATCTGGTTCTGGTTGATCTGCAGCAAGGATATGCTTTAGTGTCTGAAACAAGGATTTTATACTTTGATCTTGCTGTAATTTTATGGCCCTTCCCGTAATTCAAATGTTTCTCAGATGGTGCAGGATGTGTCGTGTTTGACAAAAGGAGATCCATATGCAACCATAACAACCAGATTTCTGGCAATCAGGCCATTACCAAGTgagtttacatgcacagcaatatgcTGATGACTACCAAAACgcaagaaaaacacatttacatgagatttgaaatcatcggGTTATTCACTACTTTTAACGTCGAAAGGTAAACAGTCTTGCAACACAACACCACACTGGATTAGTCGGTAAGAATGctggtaaatgtgtttacatgcaacatgaaATCGGGGTAATGGGCCAAATTAATGCTGCTtcatttaaaatctaaatgtgCTGATCGGTTTTTGCTTGAGACATTTACATGACTTTACAAGTCAGCTTATAAAGCAAAATCTGTGAAAGATCgtgtaaacacacacaagagACAAAAACAAGTTCTATGTTCACTTCTGTCATTATTGTCTTTTTACAATACATAGTGTTTTAGCAAAGCTTAGTCCAAAGGGTCAGATCAAATTAAACCAAAATAATTCCTCGGATTCAGGTAGCGCAAACACCGTTCTTGGCATTCAAGCCGCCAAGCTGAGAAAAATGTCTTGTCAGATTTATAGgtgtcatgaaatgctctttttttttttttgcagttttattatcttccctgtggtccactgttaatgttaatgttttttattgcattaaaacAGTCATCATTTAGAAATatgtgatcattttccaccctgtctctgttcctctgtctgaaacgctcagttttggcgTAAGCGCCTCGTTGAAACTTCAACAAAAACACAGGTAGTAAGCACCATAAACCATCAAACAGagcatccttcaataacagtgaAGCTTGATTCATTTTATgactgttcacaagcaatccatatTGTAAATGAGCTGGAAAAACATGCAATCCACGCTTTAATACGCTTAAGACACTTCCACATCCAGTTTGCAGaatcatcctgcactgaaatgcGCATCGTATctaaatggtcaaagatgtccatccagtGCATGTTTTAATACACcagcaattaaaaatagcacagatagggggcctgggtagatcagtgGTTAAGaagctggctaccacccctggagttagctagttcgctagtttgaatcccagggtctgctgagtgactccagccaggtctcctaagcaaccaaattggcccagttgctagggaagggagtgtcacatggggtaacctcctcgaggttgctataatgtggttctcactttcGGTGGGacgcttggtgagttgtgcatggatgccagggagaatagcatgaagtctctgataagatgcgcgggttggcggtctcagatgtggaagcAGCTGGGATTTGTCCTACTCCACCCGGATTGGACTTAACACAAggacttaaagggtaactaaaccctaaaccaactttttttagttaatgatccgtaagaatggggctttattagtactggtcattgattcaagtaatttttttgacatttgtgtataaagtgttttaattctacaatatatggtgtaaaaacgtctgagtgctgccctcttcaggttgaacggtggctactgcagttgaattttcctattggctgtttgcgtactgccgtgacgtaagcggtgacagctgacgtaagcaggttccagctcaccacgcccttggtacgagctaccatgcccatggcagtataaaaaccatctcgtttcgtcaaaaccactgtagcgagtcaggagttggaattgcgagtattgaaaacgatcaggatagagtattttagcatctatttagcatagcatttatatagttatttagattatttcatgtagcctaggtagttaattagcatatttgttagtgtagtattgttagaagcatagttagttagtagtaTTGCGTCACTTAGGATAGCTTCaggttagcgtagattatctgtatttagtacagtggtcaggatggtacgtaggtgtagtgttgctggttgcaacagcactgctggactgtatagctttccagcagacttggaagtgtggaggagtgtgcaaactgcattttacgcgggattgcttctccaacgcaatggaggtggaaatgggcttctccaaacagctcgcgctgaaatgcgacgcagtgccaaacgctgcttctcctgcatggactccaccaccgcagcggtgtcttgaggtgagtgatcatatatatttgaatcacagtttatggttaggctaaagttaatcctctggggtcgacaaacgcattttgctggattttttcacatagcggcaaaatatgaatatgcctacagagcgcgcgctattgacatcaactcgataaaactcatcagattcatgtacatgtcgtcttaaaaccgtgtgaggaataataataacataatagtaatacaattcaccctcctccacttcaggtgaaggtgggggagaaatgtcctcgacttcaaaagaccactctgtggcaaagctacttgcgtcactccagtcactctccattttacagtctgacagcagctgtcaattaatccgtcactacgggtctcaggtgcacgcccccccgctcagcccgccctcggttcgtcccctctatccccgctggggtctgcccacttttccagcatttttcaaatattgctagtgagtggagtcagactctgagcaggggtttagttaccctttaaaaagcacattggaaattgggagaaaaagtataaaatataaataaataaataaagtagcaCAGATAATTGAAAGAATGTGTCCATGATGCATTTGTGCTCAAACatcaagaggcagcagctgaatgacagagagTGGATTCTCCTCtttagagttgtaacttgacaccgcgtcttttaaaagcagcccaAGAAATGTATCAAGtgatcaaagatgtctgtctgtgcatgtttaaatgaaaaaatcatttaaaattgtctgCATGGGTCCCATTTGGTGTTCATGAATAGTTAAGCTACAGTAGGCTTTGCTTGTCCTTCTCTTTATGTTAATGAGCTGAAGCACCAGTGGGAGGGGCCAAGGGTTTGATGATTTTAAGTAGTTGTTTGTGCTGTAGAGGCAGTCACGAATGAATGTACCCCAAATGACGTAGGGTTGTCGCAGAAGTAGAGAACAagacatttttgcagcttggtttcaataaatgcttttattgcactaTAGGGATTTGGTTTTGAGTTCTGGAATTTtctgaaatgtcaaaatatcaaggaaaattgtaatGCTTataatatgacccctttaaaccctCAAGCCCCAAAATTAGATCTCTTAACAATTGcattgacatttttgtgtgtgtgtgtgtgtgtgtgtgtgtgtgtgtgtgtgtgtgtgtgtgtgtgtgtgtgtgtgagtgtgtgtg containing:
- the LOC127618973 gene encoding uncharacterized protein LOC127618973, with protein sequence MFDDDLDVGKYAQIKCLLFEEQLYNGVAYISSGPSIESASCILLHLSSSALFPRSSGPPSEQPFNSVSSPPSDSPEHSATLRNTRRLFNSYPLRRFELPASNPRSGSTDRKPNSWTPRGHDIYSVLLSYTKELDSPWFPSTFTVQKRAARKLSLTSPLMFQRRNLVRPCPTVRGSCTRNRHVLPEIEAGVRSLTLYRTGLNRWWWGGGGCRVSTLKQQCDRL